A region of the Sardina pilchardus chromosome 3, fSarPil1.1, whole genome shotgun sequence genome:
tttcaaaatgatatTAGTGTTGGTGGTTAGTGCTAGTATTAGTGTAACTGATACAGCATTGGTAAACATGAGTAATTGTACACCTCTCGCAGTATTTTCATACTTTCATTCAATTATAGGGCCAGTGTATTTTCTTCAGGATGGATACTGTTTATATCAGGGGgacaggatttgactgattggCTTCgtcgattagcaaggcacttcctcgttgccattttccagaaatatatcatgtccggtgccatttctcctcatgctgattggtggctgttccactctcagctcatgcacgagaattggtgtgggcacgagctctcttTCTGGAACTTACATCAGTCAGTAAcatggcacttaattggctaaataaaacggcaccggaaacaagcctggaaaaatctttcaattttggcaattttcactagcctagcattcccattgaaattaatgggggcgggacttgttcactttctccggTTCTTATACCTCCATGGTTTATATGCTTTGATCTGCCTTATCATCTGCTGACatttgacccctgacctctatTCTCTTTCACCTTTGTTCAGCTGACCTGTTCTCAGCTGAAACGAATGTGAGATGGCCCCGACCAACCGCTCCACCCCTAAACCAGTACACCCAGAGCCTCGTTTTCCAGCAGATTGACCTGGATTATTATCTAGGTAAAGCAAACTTTAACACACaccatttgttcatttgttcaaACAGTGAAAGGCTTGACATTTGTTATCTACTTAGTACAGACCTGATGGCAGCTGAATTTGGTCTTTATATTCATGAAAATCAGGAAAGCAAATCATACATGTATTTGAGAAGATCCAAATGTGCTTTTCCacagtaaactgtgtgtgtgtgtgtgtgtgtgtgtgtgtgtgtgtgtgtgtgtgtgtgtgtgtgtgtgtgtgtgtgtgtgtgtgtgtgtgttgaatcttGTATGCTACATTAATTAGTGTGTAAGCCTAGTAGATCTGTCACCATGTCATTGACTTTTCCCACAGTGTTTGGATCTTGTATCATTTGCTTGTCTTCtgggtccaaataaaagtaatcaaatgtgtgtgtgtgtgtgtgtaatcgcGCAGGCTCACCAGTTGCAGGTATGCCTGGTCAGTCTCAAGGGAAGGTTCCGATTATCCGTATGTTTGGCGTTACGGATGCCGGGCACAGCGTATGCTGCCACGTGCACGGATTCGCCCCTTACTTCTACGTCCCTGCCCCTAGCGGTGAGAACACAACCTAACCGCTACGTCTGCCTGACTTCCACACTAACCTCAGAGCTGCTGCATATATTTTGAAGACTATTtttgaagagtttgattccaaaacgctatatatccatttttaaaaacatcaaaaagtcatgttatttaattgtgtatttcaggcaatatcaataaaaatgcagttgttctgttttgattgagtaaagataaatcaagtaaacataaaccaatacagttccactgtaattacttgcaaaataaaatgtaaaaaaaacatttatgaaaattaattaaaatggtggatatagcgttttggaaccaaactcttcaattTTGTCTCTGTGCTTATAGACCGTTCTGTAACATtcaatactgtatgttatcATAAAGTAGTTTGGGAAGCAAAGCATTTGGGTCCaagcattgttttttgtttttcttgttgaaagggtctattgTATACCGAGTGGTTAATTGATGTGGTGGTTTTCCCCGATAGCAACATTTCTCCTCTGTGCTCAACAGGTTTCAGTCGTGCTCACCTGGCGGACTTCCAGAGGGAGTTGAACTCTGTTGTCCTGAAGGACATGCGCTCTAACAAAGACAACATCTCAACCACTGTGCTGGCCGTAGACATCACCCGCAAAGAGAGTGAGTCTCTCCGTATCATATAGTATGGCTGCTCTTTGTCCacttgaatttgtgtgtgtgtgtgtgtgtttcacaactTGTCATTTTTCACCAAGGTATGTATGGATACCACGGGAACCGGGCTCTGGACTTCCTGCGGATCACCATGGCAATGCCACGCCTTGTGGCCCCGGCAAAGCGTTTGTTGGAGCTGGGCTTGAAGTTTGGCAGCTTCCCTATGCAGAGCTACTCCCCCTATGAGGCCAACATCGATTTTGAGATCAGGTGAGTGGCCGTTTAGGGCATCACATACAGCATTGGAGGtgttatatataactggagagcgtgactaatCTACACGGTCTTGACCCCCTGCATACAAGTGAATCCAAGAACAACTATTCCCCAGAAAGATGTAGTATTATCCAAAACTATCCTGATGGATTTACTCTTATAATCTTCAGGTTCATGGTGGACTGTGATGTGGTGGGCTGCTGCTGGATTGAACTGCCCAAGGGGAAGTACCGAGTCAGAGAGGAGAAAGACCCTGGGGACACGACGTCCAGGCATCCAGGCAGGGTACGGTACACTTTTACACAGTGGGCACTTGGAGTAAActgtggagagacagaggtggCATGCCAGATTGGACTCACTGACAAtctaaaagcattttttttatttttttcccatgaATGTTCAacaaaaaaatgtcaatatGGTGTAGTATTCTACTCTTTCGTTaacctgctctccctctctctctccctcccttttcttctTGTCCTTTCAGGTGTCTCTGTCTCAGTATGAGGTGGACGTTGGCTGGACAGATCTGGTCAGTCACCCAGCAGAGGGAGACTGGCAGAGGATCGCTCCCCTCCGAATCCTCAGCTTTGATATCGAGTGTGCCGGGAGGAAAGGTGTGTTCCAGTAACCTCACTGTGAATGTCCAGTGGCTGTGTCCGtagatgtactgtgtgtgttaataCCTCTATTTGAATGTATGTAAGCTACATGtatgtaatgaatgaatgtatgtactgtaagctaCATTTCTTGGTGTTAAggatattgtgtttttttttatgaattttATGAATATACAGACAATTTGTAGACAACGCGTAAGTGTGTGAAGGTTGAATGTTTGAATGGtcttttgactgtgtgtgttaataCCTCTATTTGAATGTATGTAAGCTACATGTATAATGAATGAACGTATGTACTGTAAGCTACATATGTTGGTGTTAAGGatgttgtgtttttatgaaTTTTATGAATATACAGACAATATGTAGACAACGCGTAAGTGTGTGAAGGTTGAATGTTTGAATggtcttttgagtgtgtgtgtgagtgttttgctcatgtgtgttgtgtgtgtcgctCAGGGATCTTCCCGGAGGCGGAGGTGGACCCGGTCATCCAGATCGCCTCCATGGTGCAGCGCCAGGGGGAGAAGGAGCCGTTCGTCCGCACCGTCTTCACCCTGCAGAGCTGCGCCAGCATCGTGGGCTCCCAGATCCTCTGTTTTAATGAGGAGAAGAACatgctgcaggtacacacacacacacacacacacacacacacacacacacacacacacacacttttataccTCTGCCCGGTCTTATTTCACTCAGGGGAAGAACTTGCTtcaagcacacaaatacactcacactcactccctcactgcTACCTTTTCAGCCAGGAAGAGCAGGctgcatttacagtatacacatgaacacacacttcatttgAGTAATAcctagctacacacacacttttttgatGTCTTAATGtgacactttttttgtttttcatttgcagAAATGGGCTGAGTTTGTGAGAACCGTGGACCCAGACATCATCACGGGCTACAACATTCAGAACTTTGACTTCCCTTACCTCCTCAACAGAGCTGCTGCCCTCAAGGTTCGCTGGTTGGCATGATCTCTGTGTGCGGGTTGTCGTGTgtcatctgtctgtctacccGTTCGTTCCCATgtcccattttgtgtgtgtgtgtgtgtgactgtctgcacCCAGCTACCATGACTGAATGTGCTTGAATGCCTGTGCTTCCACTTTCATAGTTGAAATTGAAATGGTCTTTAAAACCAAGCCTTCTCTATATAAagaagtatttgtgtgtgtgtgtgtgtgtgtgtccaggtgaacCTGTTCCCCTACCTGGGCCGGGTGCGGGGCATTAAGTCCATGCTGAAGGACTCCAGCTTCCAGAGCAAGCAGATGGGCCGCAGGGAAAACAAGACTGTCAACATAGAGGGCAGGGTCCAGTTTGACCTACTCCAGgtacacgcacgctcacacacacacacacacacacacacacacacacacacacaccccaggagGGTTCATAATTCTCAGTGGTTGAGAACAGGTAGCTGGCCAGCTGAAGTATCCACAGGCCTCACTGGAAGACTGTTATACAGCTCAGCAGGATGGAGCTCTGTTGTGGTGTCTcacttatctgtgtgtgttcaggttctGCTGCGGGACTATAAGCTCCGGTCATACACACTCAACGCCGTCAGCTTTCACTTCCTGCAAGAGCAGAAGGAAGATGTGCAACATTCCATCATTACGGacctacaggtaacacacagacccccacacactcctctgtacTTTTGTGTAGATGCAGTCAATGGTGCATAAAGTTCAGTAACAAtgtatttttgcattttgtctttgattatttaattattattcTTTATATTAAAATGATTTCAccttgtgttttatgttttttttttattatgataaAATGATGGCATTGTAATTTATTATGATTACTGTATGAAATGCGCCAtagaaataaacttgacttgacttgtatCCCTCTTGCTGTCTTGacgtttctctctcccctccgtcccgtcccgtcccggtGTGTAGAATGGGAATGAGCAGACGCGGCGCAGGCTGGCCGTGTACTGTCTGAAGGACGCCTACCTGCCGCTGCGCCTGCTGCAGAAGCTCATGTGCGTCATCAACTACATGGAGATGGCCAGAGTCACGGGGGTCCCCCTCACCTACCTGCTCTCCCGCGGACAGCAGATCAAAGTGGTGTCTCAGCTCCtcagacaggtacacacacacacacacacacacacacacacacacacacacacctctgtcacctctctcacctctctcattGGTGCAGTAAGGTCTGTTATGGCTGAAGGGACCTGGTGCCTGGTGTGTTAAGAAGATGTGGAAATTGATTGTGTGTATCTTGTTGTTGTGACATTATATGCAACATTATATTCTGCCTAATAGCTAGCTCTGAAGGCAAACGGCTAACTAGTGACCAAATGCAACTTCTAAAGTTGAACTATCTTGAACTTTAAGCGCTTTGTGTTTGTAGAAGTCTTCCGCTTGCGCTTTGCTTTTATAAATGCAATGCATGTTGCATTGGTCAGTCACATTTTTCCATAGTGAAACTATTGAATTGAATCACCTACACCCAGGGTTTGCAATATAAGTGCTTGATTGGGAGCCTGTTGATGAGccgtgactgtgtttgtgtttgcccacccctgctgacccatgactgtgtgtttgtaggcCATGAAGCAGGACCTGGTGATGCCTGTGCtgaagagtgagggaggagaggactaCACGGGGGCCACAGTCATAGAACCTGAAAaagggtgagcgtgtgtgtgtgtgtgtgtgtgtgtgtgatagagagagaaagaggggacatATTCACCCTGGGCTGTAATGGAGACTGTTGAGTCTTATATATGaaaatgggtcattccacgtcattcgtctgaatatgagatccaaaattatttttcaaactgttcagtccctgatggtttttcttttctcttcattgctttttcggagagtgtttctactgatctcaataagggaaaaaaaaatcaagagcctatgttgagtaaaaatatgtcttctgtaagctttaacagagcccagccaagagtTGAtcaaattttgatcaactttgagggactgctatgaccatgcaggatcatccagactactcgtggtgattttactgcatgctattcctatttatgcaccagcctgcaaaatttgagcctcctacaaattctagctcttgagcaatgagcttgtgaactttgacaaaaaaaagaggcacaaCAAATTTGgccctccccccgtaaaactggctgttacttgaaaagtattgatcttggcacaaaaacattttacagagtgtctcctggatAACAGGTgcacatgttgttttttttttttttagattttttgagacgcaagtgcgtgcgctctggttgatttgacgtggaatgacccagatgtagtctgtgtgctgctggcatgTGCTCAGACCTTATACTGttttgatgtgttgtgtgtggtaggtACTACAGCATTCCTATAGCTACGCTGGATTTCTCCTCTCTGTACCCATCCATCATGATGGCCCACAACCTTTGTTACACTACACTGCTTCCCAAGGGACAGGGGCTTGCGGAGAAACTCGGGTAAGACCCATCTCAAGAACAGTCAAATGCAGCCTGCCTGAAGAGAGATACTTGAGGAACAattattaagtgtgtgtgtgtgtgtgtgtgtgtgtgtgtgtgtctcagtctctctcctgAGGAGTTCATCAAGACTCCCACAGGTGACATGTTTGTGAAGCATGCGGTGAGGAAGGGCCTGCTGCCAGAAATCCTGGAGAACCTGCTCAGTGCCAGGAAGAGGTAAACGCACGCAGAGCACATCCACTATCCAACGTGCACGCAGAGCACATCCACTATCCAACGTACACGTGCAGGCACCAGGAAGAGTTGGATTCTAATAGAAATGTGTACCGTTACAATGCAGACATGAAGGGGTCGTGTCTACCCTGAAGCAAAAGACAAACATATACAATGTTCACAGTACATGCTAACACAATATTACAGAAACATGAATTGAGTTATACTGCACACTATATAAACCTGGTGGAATTATGCACAGAAACTAGAAATTAGAATAAGGTGgggttttattatttgtttgccTTCTTAAAggattggtgtgtttgtgtgtgtgtctgtgtcttagGGCCAAGACTGAGCTGAAGAAGGAGACTGACCCATTCAAGAAGCAGGTTTTGGATG
Encoded here:
- the pold1 gene encoding DNA polymerase delta catalytic subunit, which encodes MEVKKRQNGGSFNGGASQAKRGKPGKPGKPGGDWEDSPSLFEEELANFDDPDMEAESGEGQAGHDVIPVADLFSAETNVRWPRPTAPPLNQYTQSLVFQQIDLDYYLGSPVAGMPGQSQGKVPIIRMFGVTDAGHSVCCHVHGFAPYFYVPAPSGFSRAHLADFQRELNSVVLKDMRSNKDNISTTVLAVDITRKESMYGYHGNRALDFLRITMAMPRLVAPAKRLLELGLKFGSFPMQSYSPYEANIDFEIRFMVDCDVVGCCWIELPKGKYRVREEKDPGDTTSRHPGRVSLSQYEVDVGWTDLVSHPAEGDWQRIAPLRILSFDIECAGRKGIFPEAEVDPVIQIASMVQRQGEKEPFVRTVFTLQSCASIVGSQILCFNEEKNMLQKWAEFVRTVDPDIITGYNIQNFDFPYLLNRAAALKVNLFPYLGRVRGIKSMLKDSSFQSKQMGRRENKTVNIEGRVQFDLLQVLLRDYKLRSYTLNAVSFHFLQEQKEDVQHSIITDLQNGNEQTRRRLAVYCLKDAYLPLRLLQKLMCVINYMEMARVTGVPLTYLLSRGQQIKVVSQLLRQAMKQDLVMPVLKSEGGEDYTGATVIEPEKGYYSIPIATLDFSSLYPSIMMAHNLCYTTLLPKGQGLAEKLGLSPEEFIKTPTGDMFVKHAVRKGLLPEILENLLSARKRAKTELKKETDPFKKQVLDGRQLALKISANSVYGFTGAQVGKLPCLEISQSVTGFGRQMIEQTKQLVESKYTISNGYQADAKVIYGDTDSVMVKLGVATVKEAMEVGREAAEWVSSHFVQPIKLEFEKVYYPYLLINKKRYAGLYFSTSAEQHDKMDCKGIETVRRDNCPLVANLINTCLQKILIDRDPNGAVDHAKEVISDLLCNRIDISQLVITKELTRTAQEYAAKQAHVELAERMRKRDAGSAPNLGDRVPYVIIQAAKGVAAYMKSEDPIYVLENNIPIDTQYYLDQQLSKPLLRIFEPILGESKAESVLLKGEHTRCKTVLTSKVGGLMAFAQKRSTCIGCRAVLKTDAAVCDFCKKRESELYQKEISHMSLLEERFARLWTQCQRCQGSLHEDVLCTSRDCPIFYMRKKVQKDLDDQQKLVSRFGW